A region of Thermobifida halotolerans DNA encodes the following proteins:
- a CDS encoding MarR family winged helix-turn-helix transcriptional regulator gives MDSGASDAKSQLIERLQELEARQLRLFVRDRSLPLLSTTLTIQQLKVLVALAIDGNTPTHELAERIGVSMATLTGIVDRLAARSLVLRREDPADRRVRRVDLTEEGRGLIDDMWGTSRQRTEAALRSLDVETLRGLVQGAEALYQALAGSAGATPTDMRRK, from the coding sequence ATGGACAGTGGCGCGTCTGATGCCAAATCCCAGTTGATCGAGCGTCTCCAGGAGCTGGAGGCGCGTCAGCTCAGGTTGTTCGTACGGGACCGCTCGCTGCCCCTGTTGAGCACCACCCTGACGATTCAGCAGCTCAAGGTGTTGGTGGCGCTGGCCATCGACGGCAATACCCCCACCCATGAGCTGGCCGAGCGGATCGGGGTGAGTATGGCCACACTCACCGGGATCGTGGACCGGTTGGCCGCCCGCTCCCTGGTGCTCCGTCGCGAGGACCCCGCGGACCGGCGGGTGCGCCGCGTCGACCTGACCGAGGAGGGCCGCGGCCTCATCGACGACATGTGGGGCACGAGCAGGCAGCGCACCGAGGCGGCGCTGCGTTCGCTGGACGTGGAGACGCTGCGCGGCCTGGTCCAGGGCGCGGAGGCGCTGTACCAGGCGTTGGCCGGGAGCGCCGGAGCGACGCCGACCGACATGAGGAGGAAGTGA
- a CDS encoding cation diffusion facilitator family transporter, which translates to MGHDHRTAAGAHRGRLLLVLCLTLGVMALQVVGGLATGSLALLADAGHMAVDSFGIALALLAIWIANRPSGPGRTFGLQRAEILAAAANALLLFLLCAFVGYEAVHRLLDPEPVAGPAMLAFSAAGLVANLVGLALLHRGQAESLNLRGAYLEVLGDLLSSVGVVAASLIIWATGWDRVDSVVSIAIALFIAPRAWHLLNEALHILLEAAPRDIDLGEVRRHLRTQPGVVDVHDLHAWTITSGMPVLSAHVVVEDAALADTGRLLDRLHECLSGHFAIEHSTLQVEPVGHVQHEGARHE; encoded by the coding sequence ATGGGCCACGACCACCGGACCGCCGCGGGAGCGCACCGCGGGCGTCTGCTCCTCGTGCTGTGTCTGACCCTCGGCGTCATGGCACTCCAGGTCGTCGGCGGCCTGGCGACGGGCAGCCTCGCCCTGCTCGCCGACGCCGGGCACATGGCGGTCGACTCCTTCGGAATCGCGCTGGCCCTCCTCGCGATCTGGATCGCGAACCGGCCGTCCGGTCCGGGGCGCACCTTCGGCCTGCAACGGGCGGAGATCCTGGCCGCCGCGGCCAACGCCCTGCTGCTGTTCCTGCTGTGCGCGTTCGTCGGCTACGAGGCCGTCCACCGACTGCTGGATCCCGAACCCGTCGCCGGCCCCGCCATGCTGGCCTTCTCCGCCGCCGGCCTCGTCGCCAACCTGGTCGGCCTGGCGCTGCTGCACCGCGGACAGGCCGAGAGCCTCAACCTGCGCGGCGCCTACCTGGAGGTACTGGGCGACCTGCTGTCCTCGGTGGGGGTCGTGGCGGCCTCCCTGATCATCTGGGCCACCGGATGGGACCGCGTGGACTCGGTGGTGTCGATCGCCATCGCGCTGTTCATCGCGCCGCGCGCCTGGCACCTGCTCAACGAGGCCCTGCATATCCTGCTGGAGGCGGCCCCGCGCGACATCGACCTCGGTGAGGTCCGTCGGCACCTGCGCACCCAGCCCGGCGTGGTGGACGTACACGACCTGCACGCCTGGACCATCACCTCGGGCATGCCGGTGCTGTCGGCGCACGTGGTGGTCGAGGACGCCGCCCTGGCCGACACCGGACGCCTCCTGGACCGACTGCACGAGTGCCTCTCCGGACACTTCGCCATCGAGCACTCCACCCTCCAGGTGGAGCCCGTGGGGCACGTGCAACACGAAGGCGCCAGACACGAATGA
- the nhaA gene encoding Na+/H+ antiporter NhaA, giving the protein MTTHTAGGRLHAIADLFRSDIVGGLLLIGGAVAALIWANSPFGHSYEALREFSFGPEALHLHLSVEAWVADGLLAVFFFVVGNELKQEFVHGELRNPRRAMLPIVAAVCGMVVPALIYVGLNATDPDRVSGWGIPMATDIAFAVAILAVVGRYLPPALRTFLLTLAIVDDLGAIVVIAIFYTDHLSFPPMFAAAALLAVFGYLQRGQGPAARLNASALPNWVVYLPLAFAIWALVHASGVHATIAGVAMGLLMRTVPLAGEEESSSHRVEHLLSPWSSGLVLPVFALMSAGVAFEGGLGAVFGDTAALGIMAGLVVGKTVGITGGSWLTTKITSAELSPSLRWIDIAGMSMLAGIGFTVSLLITELSFPGQPGVLAHAKAGVLLASLLATLLAAAVLAARNAHYRSLREARAAR; this is encoded by the coding sequence ATGACCACGCACACGGCAGGCGGCAGACTGCACGCGATCGCTGATCTGTTCCGTTCCGACATCGTGGGCGGCCTCCTGCTCATCGGCGGCGCGGTCGCCGCCCTGATCTGGGCGAACTCCCCGTTCGGGCACTCCTACGAGGCCCTGCGCGAGTTCTCCTTCGGCCCGGAGGCCCTCCACCTGCACCTGTCGGTCGAGGCATGGGTCGCCGACGGCCTGCTCGCCGTCTTCTTCTTCGTCGTCGGCAACGAGCTCAAACAGGAGTTCGTCCACGGCGAGCTGCGCAACCCGCGCCGGGCGATGCTGCCCATCGTCGCCGCGGTCTGCGGCATGGTCGTGCCCGCACTGATCTATGTGGGCCTCAACGCCACCGATCCCGACCGCGTGTCCGGCTGGGGCATTCCGATGGCCACCGACATCGCCTTCGCCGTGGCGATCCTGGCGGTCGTCGGACGCTACCTGCCCCCGGCCCTGCGCACCTTCCTGCTCACCCTGGCGATCGTCGACGACCTCGGCGCGATCGTGGTCATTGCGATCTTCTACACCGACCACCTGTCCTTCCCTCCGATGTTCGCCGCGGCCGCGCTGCTCGCGGTGTTCGGCTACCTCCAGCGCGGCCAGGGACCGGCCGCCCGACTGAACGCCTCGGCGCTGCCCAACTGGGTGGTCTACCTGCCGTTGGCGTTTGCCATCTGGGCTCTGGTGCACGCCAGCGGGGTGCACGCCACCATCGCCGGGGTCGCCATGGGACTGCTCATGCGCACCGTGCCGCTGGCCGGTGAGGAGGAGTCGTCCAGCCACCGCGTCGAGCACCTGCTGAGCCCGTGGTCCTCGGGGCTGGTGCTGCCGGTGTTCGCGCTGATGTCCGCGGGTGTGGCCTTCGAGGGCGGACTGGGCGCGGTGTTCGGCGACACGGCCGCGCTCGGCATCATGGCCGGGCTCGTGGTCGGCAAGACGGTCGGCATCACCGGCGGCTCCTGGTTGACCACCAAGATCACCTCCGCCGAACTGAGCCCCTCCCTGCGTTGGATCGACATCGCCGGCATGTCCATGCTGGCGGGAATCGGGTTCACCGTCTCGCTGCTGATCACCGAACTGTCCTTCCCCGGCCAGCCGGGGGTTCTGGCGCACGCCAAGGCCGGGGTGCTGCTCGCCTCGCTCCTCGCGACGCTGCTGGCCGCCGCCGTGCTGGCGGCGCGCAACGCCCACTACCGCTCCCTTCGGGAGGCCCGGGCCGCCCGCTGA
- a CDS encoding efflux RND transporter permease subunit translates to MSKLAKLSLGNRALILLITLSALVFGVIAAGSMKRELIPSFEVPMAVVGAQYQGASPQVVETEVTQPLEQAVKGVPGVIGYTATSSTGSVQIVAEFDYGDSTDDAVRALQQAVDQVEPMLPEDVDPYVMAFSVDDLPVIALAAGAGDGDAQALAEPVQELLVPELESVDGVRAVQVTGVRESTVVITPDEDELEDAGYTVNDLTNALQASGRLLPGGQITEEDRTLTVTTGGRLESVEDVENIWLTPGGAPVAAMPGVPQAPTPEPVRLSEVADVELVLDDATSITRTNGEPSLGISITKTPDGNTVEISEEVRERVADLEDQLGVDTNITVVYDQAPYINDSIVAMAEEGLLGLAFAVIVILVFLLSVRSTLVTAVSIPVSLLIAVLGMWAFDYTLNLFTLGALTVAVGRVVDDSIVVLENIKRHLGYGEDKYTAVFTGVREVALAITSATLTTIAVFLPVGFVGGQIGELFRPFAVTVSIALAASLLVSLTIIPVLAYWFMRPKIVPPEELERIRAEEHERELRSPLQRGYLPVIRWATRHWLVTLLAAVVVFVGTGAMSLFIKTSYLDDQGQNTVNVTQDLPVGTSLEAADAEAAKVEEKLAELPWIESYQATFGGNDTMSVMFGGGADSITYAITTDPDGDQAAYQEELRQALDEVDTEGETRVSSAGAFGTSLSVEIRADSRETLEEATALVEEAVRDIPGAADVESSIAATQPAFEIRVDGEDAAEEGLTEGQIGQAVTAAFRGTDVGTVTVDDVQHDMVLRVDDSPASVEDLEDLEITTPTGDEVRLSEVAEVEEVLQAPELSRSDGFRAATVTATPTADDLGRVSVDLDRALQELDLPQGATATIGGVSEDQNEALVQMGVAMLVAIVIVYLIMVATFKSLRQPLVLLVSIPFAATGALGLLLVTGTTLSLPGLIGMLMLIGIVVTNAIVLIDLINQYREEGMELREAVVEGSRHRLRPILMTALATIGALTPMSLGLTGGGAFISQPLAIVVIGGLVSSTLLTLILVPVLYTMTEGAKERRLARRAARREAALAAARAEAEKAAREKAKEDAAN, encoded by the coding sequence ATGTCCAAACTGGCCAAGCTCAGCCTTGGCAACCGGGCGTTGATCCTGCTGATCACACTCAGCGCGCTCGTTTTCGGCGTGATCGCCGCGGGATCGATGAAGCGCGAGCTCATTCCCTCGTTCGAAGTGCCCATGGCCGTGGTCGGCGCCCAGTACCAGGGGGCCTCGCCGCAGGTCGTGGAGACCGAGGTCACCCAGCCCCTGGAGCAGGCGGTCAAGGGCGTTCCCGGAGTGATCGGCTACACCGCCACCTCCAGCACCGGCTCGGTCCAGATCGTCGCCGAGTTCGACTACGGCGACTCCACCGACGACGCCGTCCGCGCCCTCCAGCAGGCGGTCGACCAGGTCGAGCCGATGCTGCCCGAGGACGTCGACCCCTACGTCATGGCGTTCAGCGTGGACGACCTCCCCGTCATCGCACTGGCCGCCGGAGCGGGCGACGGCGACGCCCAGGCGCTCGCCGAACCGGTCCAGGAGCTGCTGGTCCCCGAACTGGAGTCCGTCGACGGCGTCCGCGCCGTCCAGGTCACCGGTGTGCGGGAGTCCACCGTCGTCATCACCCCCGACGAGGACGAACTGGAGGACGCCGGCTACACCGTCAACGACCTCACCAACGCGCTGCAGGCCAGCGGCAGGCTGCTGCCCGGCGGCCAGATCACCGAGGAGGACCGCACCCTCACCGTCACCACCGGCGGCCGACTGGAGTCGGTCGAGGACGTCGAGAACATCTGGTTGACCCCCGGCGGAGCGCCCGTGGCGGCGATGCCCGGCGTTCCCCAGGCCCCGACCCCCGAGCCGGTCCGGTTGTCCGAGGTCGCCGACGTCGAACTGGTCCTCGACGACGCCACCAGCATCACCCGGACCAACGGTGAGCCGAGCCTCGGCATCTCGATCACCAAGACCCCCGACGGCAACACCGTCGAGATCTCCGAGGAGGTGCGGGAGCGGGTCGCCGACCTCGAGGACCAACTGGGCGTGGACACCAACATCACCGTGGTCTACGACCAGGCGCCCTACATCAACGACTCCATCGTCGCCATGGCCGAGGAGGGCCTGCTGGGCCTGGCCTTCGCCGTCATCGTCATCCTGGTCTTCCTGCTGTCGGTCCGCTCCACCCTCGTCACCGCGGTCTCCATCCCGGTCTCGCTGCTCATCGCGGTCCTGGGCATGTGGGCCTTCGACTACACCCTCAACCTGTTCACACTGGGCGCGCTGACCGTGGCGGTGGGCCGTGTGGTCGACGACTCCATCGTGGTGCTGGAGAACATCAAGCGCCACCTGGGCTACGGAGAGGACAAGTACACGGCCGTGTTCACGGGGGTGCGCGAGGTGGCGCTGGCCATCACCTCGGCCACCCTGACCACCATCGCCGTGTTCCTGCCGGTCGGATTCGTCGGCGGCCAGATCGGTGAGCTGTTCCGGCCCTTCGCGGTGACCGTCAGCATCGCGCTCGCCGCCTCCCTGCTGGTGTCCCTCACGATCATCCCGGTGCTGGCCTACTGGTTCATGCGGCCCAAGATCGTGCCCCCGGAGGAACTGGAGCGGATCAGGGCCGAGGAGCACGAGCGCGAACTGCGCTCCCCGCTGCAGCGCGGCTACCTGCCGGTGATCCGCTGGGCCACCAGGCACTGGCTGGTCACCCTCCTGGCCGCCGTCGTGGTCTTCGTCGGCACGGGGGCCATGTCCCTGTTCATCAAGACCAGCTACCTCGACGACCAGGGGCAGAACACCGTCAACGTCACCCAGGACCTGCCCGTGGGCACCTCCCTGGAAGCGGCCGACGCCGAAGCGGCCAAGGTCGAGGAGAAGCTGGCGGAGCTGCCCTGGATCGAGTCCTACCAGGCGACCTTCGGCGGCAACGACACGATGAGCGTCATGTTCGGCGGCGGAGCCGACTCCATCACCTACGCCATCACCACCGACCCCGACGGCGACCAGGCCGCCTACCAGGAGGAACTGCGTCAGGCCCTCGACGAGGTGGACACCGAGGGCGAGACGCGCGTCAGCAGTGCCGGAGCCTTCGGCACCTCGCTGTCCGTGGAGATCAGGGCCGACAGCCGGGAGACCCTGGAGGAGGCGACCGCGCTCGTCGAGGAGGCGGTCCGCGACATCCCCGGCGCGGCCGACGTGGAGAGCAGCATCGCCGCCACCCAGCCCGCGTTCGAGATCCGCGTCGACGGGGAGGACGCCGCCGAGGAGGGACTCACCGAAGGCCAGATCGGCCAGGCCGTGACCGCCGCGTTCCGCGGCACCGACGTCGGAACCGTGACCGTCGACGACGTCCAGCACGACATGGTGCTGCGCGTGGACGACAGCCCCGCCAGCGTCGAGGACCTGGAGGACCTGGAGATCACCACCCCCACCGGCGACGAGGTGAGGCTGTCCGAGGTCGCCGAGGTCGAAGAGGTGCTCCAGGCGCCCGAGCTGAGCCGCAGCGACGGATTCCGCGCCGCGACCGTCACCGCCACCCCCACCGCCGACGACCTCGGCCGGGTCAGCGTCGACCTGGACAGGGCCCTGCAGGAACTCGACCTGCCCCAGGGAGCCACCGCCACCATCGGCGGGGTCAGCGAGGACCAGAACGAGGCGCTCGTCCAGATGGGCGTGGCCATGCTGGTCGCCATCGTGATCGTCTACCTCATCATGGTGGCCACCTTCAAGAGCCTGCGCCAGCCCCTGGTGCTGCTGGTCTCCATCCCGTTCGCCGCCACCGGCGCTCTGGGCCTGCTGCTGGTCACCGGAACGACGCTGAGCCTGCCCGGACTGATCGGCATGCTGATGCTCATCGGCATCGTGGTCACCAACGCGATCGTGCTGATCGACCTGATCAACCAGTACCGCGAGGAGGGCATGGAACTGCGGGAGGCCGTCGTCGAGGGCTCCCGGCACCGCCTGCGGCCGATCCTCATGACCGCACTGGCCACCATCGGCGCGCTCACCCCGATGTCCCTCGGCCTCACCGGAGGCGGAGCGTTCATCTCCCAACCGCTGGCGATCGTGGTCATCGGCGGCCTGGTCAGCTCCACGCTGCTCACCCTCATCCTGGTCCCGGTGCTCTACACCATGACCGAGGGAGCCAAGGAGCGCAGGCTCGCGCGCCGCGCCGCCAGGCGTGAGGCCGCGCTCGCCGCGGCCCGCGCCGAGGCCGAGAAGGCCGCGCGGGAGAAGGCGAAGGAGGACGCCGCGAACTGA
- the cmtR gene encoding Cd(II)/Pb(II)-sensing metalloregulatory transcriptional regulator CmtR: MAAVLTPEQRLSAVQRLGRALADPTRCRLLLALLDGPAYPARLAEQLGLTRQNVSNHLSCLRECGLVRTVAQGRQIRYSLVDESLRHALEDLLHVVWGVAVEHTPPGESLPVAAD, translated from the coding sequence ATGGCTGCCGTGTTGACCCCCGAGCAACGTCTCTCCGCCGTCCAGCGCCTGGGGCGGGCCCTGGCCGATCCCACGCGGTGCCGCCTGCTCCTGGCCCTGCTGGACGGCCCCGCCTACCCCGCGAGACTCGCCGAACAACTGGGACTGACCCGGCAGAACGTCTCCAACCACCTGTCCTGCCTGCGCGAGTGCGGCCTGGTGCGCACCGTCGCGCAGGGCAGGCAGATCCGCTACTCCCTGGTGGACGAGTCGCTGCGGCACGCACTGGAGGACCTGCTGCACGTGGTCTGGGGCGTGGCCGTGGAACACACCCCGCCGGGGGAGTCCCTCCCCGTGGCCGCGGACTGA
- a CDS encoding (2Fe-2S)-binding protein yields MTLTTATEGSSGLPDRRVFDALAGLGGYFELVPLDSAASGGLHSFAELYGTPELLDARIAWVAHRYGPVEPRVSASVAHLGFAARLVSPALAAACAGTVLDVPAASLLWREGSERVTSWLAGPYGAAAVPDGADGAAELLRQSLVERHLRPLGAAVRSRVRVSERLLWGNAAAAVGGAVQMISLKRPEWADRAAAIATALVERAPLAGLGHLVRPDADRPHRFFVRRSCCLYYRAPEGGKCGDCALLDSGTRARRWRSAMADPAV; encoded by the coding sequence GTGACCTTGACCACTGCGACGGAGGGCTCCTCCGGCCTCCCCGACCGCCGCGTGTTCGACGCCCTCGCCGGACTGGGCGGCTATTTCGAACTGGTTCCCCTCGACAGCGCCGCTTCCGGGGGGCTGCACTCCTTCGCGGAGCTGTACGGAACGCCGGAGCTGCTGGACGCCCGGATCGCGTGGGTGGCGCACAGGTACGGCCCGGTCGAGCCGCGGGTGTCCGCCTCGGTCGCCCACCTGGGGTTCGCGGCCCGGCTGGTCTCCCCGGCCCTGGCCGCGGCCTGCGCGGGGACGGTACTGGACGTGCCCGCGGCGTCGCTGCTGTGGCGGGAGGGATCCGAGCGGGTCACGTCGTGGCTGGCCGGTCCGTACGGCGCCGCGGCCGTGCCGGACGGCGCGGACGGCGCCGCCGAGCTGTTGCGGCAGTCTCTGGTGGAGCGCCACCTGCGGCCGCTCGGCGCGGCGGTGCGCTCCCGGGTGCGCGTCTCGGAGCGGCTGCTGTGGGGCAATGCCGCCGCGGCGGTCGGAGGCGCGGTGCAGATGATCTCCCTCAAGCGTCCGGAGTGGGCCGACCGCGCCGCGGCGATCGCCACCGCGCTGGTCGAGCGCGCTCCGCTGGCGGGGCTCGGCCACCTGGTGCGGCCCGACGCCGACCGGCCGCACCGGTTCTTCGTGCGCCGCTCCTGCTGCCTGTACTACCGGGCACCGGAGGGCGGCAAGTGCGGGGACTGCGCCCTGCTGGACTCCGGGACCCGGGCGCGTCGGTGGCGGTCGGCCATGGCCGACCCGGCTGTCTGA
- a CDS encoding metal ABC transporter substrate-binding protein — protein sequence MRAGISTKVTAVGAAGVLLAALGGCAGDTAGEDSGVQVVTSVYPLEWLASRIGGEGVTVTNLTEAGTDPHEAELSPRQIGTIGDADLVVHIGGMQPAVDEAVAQHAEDSALDAAEVVDLLQIPEDGHEEHSEEGHSEEEHAEEGHAEEEHGGTDPHLWLDTDRMTAVAGELTDRLSEADPDSAATYRDNHDAVVAELAELGSAYGDGLAGCERRELVVTHAAFGYLAEAHGLEQISVTGADSHAEPSPAQIAEVVHAVEEHGATTIFTSPLESPSLAETVADEAGIGIAVLDPLESLTEESPGTDYPSVMRANLDALTTALECS from the coding sequence ATGCGAGCTGGAATCTCAACAAAAGTGACCGCGGTCGGTGCCGCAGGAGTGCTGTTGGCCGCCCTGGGCGGATGCGCGGGCGACACCGCCGGTGAGGACTCCGGGGTCCAGGTGGTCACCAGCGTCTACCCGCTGGAATGGCTGGCCTCCCGAATCGGAGGCGAGGGGGTCACGGTCACCAATCTCACGGAGGCCGGCACGGACCCGCACGAAGCGGAGCTGAGTCCCCGCCAGATCGGCACGATCGGCGACGCCGACCTGGTCGTCCACATCGGGGGGATGCAACCCGCCGTCGACGAGGCGGTCGCCCAGCACGCCGAAGACAGCGCCCTCGACGCGGCCGAGGTGGTCGATCTGCTGCAGATCCCCGAGGACGGCCACGAGGAGCACTCGGAGGAAGGCCACTCCGAGGAGGAACACGCGGAGGAAGGCCACGCGGAAGAGGAGCACGGCGGCACGGACCCGCATCTGTGGCTGGACACCGACCGTATGACCGCCGTCGCCGGGGAGCTGACCGACCGGCTGAGCGAGGCAGACCCCGACAGCGCGGCGACCTACCGGGACAACCACGACGCGGTCGTCGCGGAGCTGGCCGAACTGGGGAGCGCCTACGGCGACGGGCTGGCCGGGTGCGAGCGGCGCGAGCTGGTGGTCACCCACGCCGCCTTCGGGTATCTGGCGGAGGCCCACGGCCTGGAACAGATCAGCGTCACCGGCGCCGACTCCCACGCGGAGCCCTCTCCCGCGCAGATCGCCGAGGTGGTGCACGCCGTCGAGGAGCACGGCGCCACGACGATCTTCACCTCTCCCCTGGAGAGCCCGTCCCTCGCCGAGACCGTCGCGGACGAGGCCGGGATCGGGATCGCGGTCCTGGACCCCCTGGAAAGTCTCACGGAGGAGTCTCCGGGAACCGACTATCCGTCCGTCATGCGGGCGAATCTGGACGCTCTCACCACCGCACTGGAGTGCTCCTGA
- a CDS encoding TrkH family potassium uptake protein, with protein sequence MWERLRGLRSWSLRLFRRVPSGVVERGANVSRMLWRRPARLLVLLFASVIVLGTGLLALPVSHQVPDVTLVEALFTATTSLCVAGLSVVDIGAHWSTFGEVVILSLIQIGGIGIMTMASVLGIVVIRRFGMRLQLSVHSEQRTLNVGDARGIVLRIVATSLTCEAVLAAILVPRMWLAHGMTPGAALYSGVFHSVSAFNNAGLSIYSDSLTRFSGDPLILLPVALATILGGLGFPVLLELRRHLRTPRRWSLHSKMTVWTSLLLFGGGMVAVTVLEWGNPATLGPMPWPQKLLDGAFHGIMPRSGGFNVVDVGAMESHTLFVIIMLMFVGGGSAGTAGGIKTSTFAVIWFVVWAEVRGHPHVHAFGRRLSYGTIRQALSLTFLSMTVVAFATIYLTATTAHTLQEILFEVVSASAVVGLSTGITPDLPPHAQVLLTILMFAGRIGPITFASALALRERTRRYDLPEGRPVIG encoded by the coding sequence ATGTGGGAGAGATTACGGGGTCTGCGCAGTTGGAGTCTGCGGCTGTTTCGTCGTGTCCCGTCCGGTGTCGTCGAGCGCGGCGCCAACGTGTCCCGGATGCTCTGGCGCAGGCCCGCCCGGCTGCTGGTGCTGCTGTTCGCCTCGGTGATCGTTCTCGGCACCGGCCTGCTGGCACTGCCCGTCTCCCACCAGGTTCCGGACGTCACCCTGGTCGAGGCGCTGTTCACCGCGACGACCTCGCTGTGTGTGGCGGGACTGAGCGTGGTCGACATAGGCGCGCACTGGTCCACCTTCGGCGAGGTCGTCATCCTGTCCCTGATCCAGATCGGCGGCATCGGCATCATGACGATGGCCTCGGTGCTGGGCATCGTGGTCATCCGGCGCTTCGGTATGCGCCTGCAACTGTCGGTGCACAGCGAGCAGCGCACCCTCAACGTGGGTGACGCCCGCGGGATCGTGCTGCGCATCGTGGCGACGAGCCTCACCTGCGAGGCCGTGCTCGCGGCCATCCTGGTTCCCCGGATGTGGCTGGCGCACGGGATGACACCTGGCGCGGCGCTCTACAGCGGCGTCTTCCACTCGGTGTCGGCCTTCAACAACGCCGGGCTGTCCATCTACAGCGACAGCCTCACCCGCTTCTCCGGCGACCCGCTGATCCTGCTGCCGGTCGCGTTGGCCACGATCCTGGGCGGTCTGGGCTTCCCGGTCCTGCTGGAGCTGCGCAGGCACCTGCGCACCCCCCGGCGGTGGAGTCTGCACTCCAAGATGACCGTGTGGACCTCGCTCCTGCTGTTCGGAGGCGGCATGGTCGCGGTGACCGTGCTGGAGTGGGGCAACCCCGCGACCCTGGGCCCGATGCCCTGGCCGCAGAAGCTGCTCGACGGAGCCTTCCACGGAATTATGCCGCGCAGCGGCGGGTTCAACGTGGTGGACGTGGGCGCCATGGAGTCGCACACCCTGTTCGTCATCATCATGCTGATGTTCGTGGGCGGCGGCAGCGCCGGAACCGCCGGAGGCATCAAGACCAGCACGTTCGCGGTGATCTGGTTCGTGGTGTGGGCCGAGGTCCGGGGCCACCCGCATGTGCACGCCTTCGGCCGCAGGCTCTCCTACGGAACGATCCGCCAGGCGCTCAGCCTGACCTTCCTGTCGATGACGGTGGTCGCCTTCGCGACGATCTACCTGACCGCCACCACCGCCCACACGCTCCAGGAGATCCTGTTCGAGGTGGTCTCGGCCTCCGCGGTGGTGGGCCTGTCCACCGGGATCACCCCCGACCTGCCACCGCACGCCCAGGTTCTGTTGACCATACTGATGTTCGCGGGACGCATCGGCCCGATCACCTTCGCCTCCGCTCTGGCGCTGCGCGAGCGCACCCGGCGTTACGATCTGCCCGAAGGCCGCCCCGTCATCGGCTGA
- a CDS encoding DUF397 domain-containing protein: MNAYNGISAADLGDLTWQKSRRSNSIGNCVEMARLSDGSIAVRNSRFPDGPALVYTQAEINALILGAKDGDFDNLLG; the protein is encoded by the coding sequence GTGAACGCTTACAACGGCATCTCCGCCGCCGACCTGGGCGACCTCACCTGGCAGAAGAGCCGCCGCAGCAACTCGATCGGCAACTGCGTGGAGATGGCCAGGCTCTCGGACGGTTCCATCGCCGTGCGCAATTCGCGCTTCCCCGACGGGCCGGCCCTGGTCTACACCCAGGCCGAGATCAACGCCCTGATCCTGGGCGCCAAGGACGGCGACTTCGACAACCTGCTCGGCTAG
- a CDS encoding potassium channel family protein — MPRSTTNDRRVLVIGLGRFGGSLSEELVAHGWEVLGVDSNPRRVQSYADTLTHTVVADTTDDEALRQIGAHEFSRAVVAIGSHLEESILTTSLLVDMGVPNIWAKAINRRHGRILQQIGAHHVVLPEHDMGERVAHLLSGRMLDYVEIEENFALGTTRAPKEILGRKLGETGVRSAHGITVVSIKRHGESFTYATADTVPQKGDIIIVAGKTNDVERFAELK; from the coding sequence GTGCCCCGCAGCACGACGAACGACAGACGGGTACTCGTCATCGGCCTTGGCCGGTTCGGCGGCTCGCTCTCCGAGGAGCTGGTCGCCCACGGGTGGGAGGTGCTGGGCGTGGACAGCAACCCGCGACGGGTCCAGTCCTACGCCGACACCCTCACCCACACCGTGGTCGCCGACACCACCGACGACGAGGCGCTGCGCCAGATCGGCGCGCACGAGTTCTCCCGCGCGGTCGTGGCCATCGGCAGCCACCTGGAGGAGAGCATCCTCACCACGTCCCTGCTGGTGGACATGGGGGTGCCGAACATCTGGGCCAAGGCGATCAACCGGCGCCACGGCCGCATCCTCCAGCAGATCGGCGCCCACCACGTGGTGCTGCCCGAGCACGACATGGGGGAGCGCGTGGCCCACCTGTTGTCGGGGCGGATGCTGGACTACGTCGAGATCGAGGAGAACTTCGCCCTCGGCACGACCCGCGCTCCCAAGGAGATCCTCGGCCGCAAGCTCGGTGAGACCGGCGTGCGTTCGGCCCACGGCATCACCGTGGTGTCCATCAAGCGGCACGGCGAGTCGTTCACCTACGCCACCGCGGACACCGTGCCCCAGAAGGGCGACATCATCATCGTCGCGGGCAAGACCAACGACGTGGAGAGGTTCGCCGAGCTGAAGTAG